AGGCTATTGTGATCTGTAGTACCTGTGCAGCCTCCATAGATGATCCGACAAAGGATGAAAAACATTGGAACTGTCTGCATGACAGTATGTGGAGTACTGAGCCTGCAGTACAGGTCGTGGCATTCAGACTTTTGACTCAACTGGGTGCACAGGACCAGCTTGACATGATGTATCTTGAGGAGGATGTAAAAGCATGGGCAGAGGAAGGTTTAGCCACTGAAGCACAAGAACCTACACGTGATGCCAATGGTACGATCTTGCAAGAGGGTGATTCTGTGAGCATCATCAAAGACCTTCCGGTAAAAGGTGCAGGTTTTACCGCTAAGCAGGGAACGACTGTGAAAAATATCCGCATGGTACCGGGTGACCCTACCCATATACAAGGTCGTGTGAACGGGACAATGATCTTTATCATTTCGGCATTTTTAAAGAAACTGTAGTATTTTTTGTTGATATCACTATAAGTTACATAACAAACCAATAATTTAAGACGTTCAATAAGGATACACCATGATGAGGATCATTAACTATTTTATAGAGAATAAAAGTCTTAATTATGTATTGCTCATTTTTATCCTTTTTTTAGGCATAAACTCTTATTACAATATCCCCAAAGAACTTTTCCCTGAAATCGCCTTGGATAAGATCGCGATCAGGGGTGCTTATGCAGGTGCCAGTGCTGACAATCTTGATAAAATGGCAGTGCGTGATATCGAAGATGAACTGGGCAACATACAGGGGATAGAGAAGATCGAGACCGTGATCAAATCAGGTACTTTTTCTATCGTTCTTGATCTCAATGATGGCGCAGACAAAATAGATGCTCTCAATAAAGCCAAAGATGCCATCGCACGCAGCCGACAATATCTTCCTTCGGATATGACCGAACCAACGGCAGAGCTGCTGATGCACAACCGGCCGCTTATCAGACTTTCTCTCTCCTCTGAGCATATGACCAAAGGCCAATTGATAGAAACGGCCAAAGAGGTAAAATCCAAAATTGCCAGAAATCCTTATGTCAGTGAAGTACAGATCTACGGTGATGCAGATCAGGAGGTTTCCGTACAGATCAATGAAGAGGCTGTAAGAGCCTATGGTTTGGACCCGGCTACGCTGATCGATGCCATCTCAAAAACCTCTTATATCTATCCCATAGGGGATATCAAGCAAAGTGGCAATTATATTTTCCTCTCTACAGTACACGGTAAAGACAACAAAGAAGAGTGGGAATCAGCACTGATTAAAATAGGAGAGAAGCAGGTGAGGCTCGGTGATGTTGCCCAGGTCGACATCACTTACCCTCAAGATACAACACTTTCGACGTTTAATGGACGGAACAACATTACCTTGGTCATCTCAAAAGGGCCTGAGGGAAATGCGATACATATTTCCAGAGACCTGCAAACCTATGCCAAAGAACAACTCTCCAAAGAGTTCCCGGATGTCTATTTTGATTTTTACCAGGACAGCTCAAAACCCGTCGAAGACCGGCTCAATACGGTCATATCCAACCTGATGTTTGGACTGGTTCTGGTATTCCTCTCTATGGCATTGCTGATCAATGTGCGTATCGCATCTATTGTGGCGATGGGTATCCCTATCTCTTTTGCCATAGGGATCATGTTCCTTTACTTTACGGGGTACTCTATCAATATTGTTTCCCTGCTTGGAGGGCTGATCGTCATCGGTATCGTGGTAGATGATGCGATCGTTGTTTCTGAGAACATCCAGCGTCATCTCAATGAGGGTATGGAGAGAAAAGAGGCTGTCTATCAAGGACTCAAAGAGATGGTATTACCTGTAACTTTGGCAACATTGACAACCATCGCTGCTTTTCTTCCTCTGTTCATGCTCACCGGAGAGATCAAAAACTTCATTATTCTTATTCCTATTACCGTGATCATGATCCTTTTGGGATCTCTTCTTGAAAGTTTTTTCTTTCTACCCTTACATGCGGACGAGTTTCTCAAAAAGCAGAAGAACTTTATCAATTGGGAACCCCTGCAGGAAAAGTATGAAGCGTTACTGCATCTTGTGATCCGTTTTAAATATATCTTTTTATTTACTTTTGTCATAGTAATACCTATTTTGACCGTACTCACGATCAAGATGCTCAATTTTCAGTTTTTCCCTGGTTTTGATGGTAACTATCTCTATATTACAGGGAAAAGCAATATGGATACGACCATTGAAGAGACAGATAAGATAGCCAAAGAGTTGGAAAAGTATGTACTTTCAAAAAAAGAGACCTACGCACTTAAATCCACTTCTACCGTTGTAGGGTACAGAAGGTCTCTTGCCGGTGCAGATGAAAATGGAGACAATATGCTCTATATCACGATGGAGCTTTATGATATGGAGCCTCAAAGTTTCATTGATGCCTATATCAATCCTATTTTGAATTTTAGTTTTATGTTCAACGATCCTGAAAAGATCAGAAAGAAACATACCTATGACCTTGCACAGGATCTGCGAAAAGAGATCGCTCCTATGATGAAAAAGTATCAGCTTGAAGAGCTTGGAGTCCTTGAAGACAAACCCGGCCTGATCAAAAATGACATAGAGATCAACCTTTCGGGCAAAGACGCTGAACAGATCGTAGACGCCATGACAAGGATTGAAGAGGAGCTTTCAGCCATTCCGTATGTGAAAGATGTAGGGAACAATGCACAGCTTGGAAAGATGGAGTACAAGTTGCGTATCAATGCCTATGGTGAACAATTGGGCATGAGTGAAGTAGGCATAGCACAGACCCTTTCGGGCTATTTTCTTGACAGCCGCAAAGCGATGACCTTTAGTCAGAACGGTGTCATGGAGATCAGAACAAAATCCATAGTGAAGGATGCTGAAAAAACCTTAATGAACTTTATGATCCCTACACCATCTGGAAGCGTGGTAAAATTGACCGATGTTGTGGATATCGAAAAGGTCCAGGCGTATGAAAAGATCGAAAAAAGAGATGGCAATACAGTCAAGTCTGTCTTTGCGAACATAGATAAGAAAAAGACGACGGCTGTGGATGTGCTTAAGAAGATCAGGCCTTTGCTTGATACGATCCGGGATGAAGGCATTGATGTCAGTCTTTTGGGAGAACAGGAAAAGAACCAGCAATTTAAAAATGATATGATACGCTCTTTGATCATCGCAGTCTTTTTGATCTTGATCACACTGCTTTTTATCTTTCCTAAGGTCCGTTATGCATTGATGGTCATGTCGGTCATACCTTTCAGTTTACTGGGTGCACTGGTAGGGCACATGCTGATCGGGATCAACCTTTCCATGCCTTCGGTCATAGGTATGTTGGGGCTCGCCGGGGTTGTGATCAATGACGGTATCATTATGCTTGATTTCCTGCATGGCACGCATAATGCAGAGACATTCTATGAAAGGGCAAAGCTAAGGCTCCGTCCCATTTTGATCACTTCGATCACTACATTCCTTGGACTCTTTACCCTGATCTTTTATGCAACAGGACAGGCAGTGATCCTTCAGCCTATTGCTATCTCGATAGGATTTGGTCTGATCTGGGGTACGGTCTTGAACCTCGTTTACCTGCCGTCATTATATGCCGTGGTCAATAAGATCCAACCGGTAAGAGAGAGTTAGAGTGTTTTTGGCTCCGTCTCTTCTTTTGTAAATTCATTTTGTTTTTTTTGGGATTCCTTGTTTTTGATATGCAGGTCCATTTGTGGGAAAGGTATCTCAATATGGTGTTTGTTGAGCGTTGCATAAATGAATTTCAAGAAATCTGATTTTGTCCCCGAAGGTTTCAGGGTTGATTGTCCTCTGACCCAGACAATAAGTTCGTAATCTACTGAACTTGATCCCATAGCGGTCATCCAGATCAGAGTAGGATATTTAGCATTTTTTTTCACATAATTGATATCACTGCTTCTCAGCTCTTCCAGGATCACTTTTTCCACTTTGTCATTGCTGGTTCCATACGCAACAGAGAAGGGGATATGTATACGTCTGATATCATTCTCCAACGTCCAGTTGATGACATTGTTTTGGATAAAAGAGGAGTTGGGGATGACGACATCAATGTTGTCATTGGTCGTAACGGTGGTTGAACGCATTCTCATATCACTGACCGTACCCCGGATGGTATCTGATATCTCTATATAATCTCCCAAACGGATAGTACGTTCAAACATCAAAATGATACCCGCCGCAAAATTGGAAACAAGTGTTTGGAGACCAAAACCGATACCGATAGAAAGTGCCCCTGCAACCAGTCCAAGATTGGAAAGATCCAATCCGATACTTTTCAGTGCAAACAATAATGTGATAAATACAAGAATATAATAGCCGGCATTGGAGATCGCTTTTGCGGATGAAATTGAGATCTTTTCACGCTGTGTAGCGAGATTAAGGATCTTCCGTTTGTAGAATGCAGCGATCATAAATCCAAAAATTATGATCAAAATGACTTTGAGAATATCGAGGGTTGAAATACCCCTTTCATTAAAGACAAAAAGGGCTTCTGTGAGCTTGCCATAGGTGAAATCATAGATACTTTCAGCACTCTGCTCTACATTGGAGAGTGCCAGTGCCACATTGCCAGCCACTTCTTGGAATACTGTTTTGAGAATAGTGCGCTTGATTGTATAGTAGTCAATGAGGTCCGGTGTGAGTCTCTGCAATGCTTCTGTATCCGAATTGAAAAGGTCGAGGGCTTTTTGGGTCTCTTTTTTTTGTAGATAAGCCAGAGAAAGCATGAGGGTTTGATCGATCTTTGTGGTGATGAGACTCATCATATCCATATCGTTGCGAAGAAATTTTTTACTTAATGCATCAGAGATCGTTTCACGAACGATCAGTTCACGTTCTTTTGACAGTTTGAGTGCAACGGCTTCCTGTTCTACGGGAGAAAATTTTGCATTGATCCGGGTGAGTTTTTTTTCGAGAGCCGGAATATCAAAGATAACCTGGTCCAGTTTCTGTTTGAAGCGCTCTTCTCCCTGGATCAGTAATTTCTCATAGGCTTGTATCGTTTGTTTCTGATGGTCTCCTTTAAGCTTATAAAATGCATACTGCAACTGGTATAGCAGCAGGTTTCTTTTATCTTCAACGGTAATGTCATTGATGCTTTTTTTCAAATAATGACGTTTGGATTGCATAGCAGATTGTTCTTTTTTTAACGTATCGATCGTTGCATACATATCGGTAAGTGCATTAAGATAGGATTCATAGTTTTCACTGCTGATATTTTCATCATCAGGCAGAAGTGAATCTGGCATAGGATCTACCTTCAGGGTAAAGGAGAGCATATTTTCAAGTTTTCCCAAGATCATACGCTCAGTAGCGATGCGTTCTGTATCTTCTTTTGTTTGATTCTGCTCTGATGTTTGTGCCGTTTCAATACGCTTTGCGATCTCTTTATAATAGTTTATGGTATTGTTGCCGTCATAGAGTTTTGTATCTATTTCAGCAGAGCACAAAGAGAGAGATAGAGACAACAGTAGTAGGAATGATTTCATGGAAATGTCACTTTTTTTCAGATTATAACATATCTGTGACGGGAAGATTCATCGAATCATCTTCTCTTTATAAATGAGATGTAAAAGGTCAAGAAGTATGCTTTATGATAGTATACTCATAGACATATCATTTTGAGGAGTTTACATGTACGACATTCTTTATATCGGCGGTGGTCTGAACTATGCAGGGGCCATTGTGGCTTCGAAAGAGGGGTTTAAAGTGGCGCTGGTCGAAACTTCACTGGGGCATTTGGGTGGTACCTGTCTGTATGAAGGGTGTATCCCTTCTAAAATGTTCTTGCATCATGCCAATACCGTACGTCAAAGTAAAGAGAGTGTGTTTACAGGGAAACTCGTACTGGATATGCCGACACTGACAGCCCAAAAAGATGAGCTCATCGCCAGTGCATCCGAATCCATAAGGGCACAATGCAAAGATGTGGAGCTGATCGAAGGTAAAGGCAAGCTCATCGCACCGCACAAAGTGGAGGTGGAAGGGAAGATCTATGAAGCAGAGCATATTGTCATAGGGACAGGGTCTTCTCCTTTCATACCAGAAGGTATAGCGTATGACGGAAAGGCGATCATCACCAGCACAGAGCTGCTTGATCTGCAGAAACTGCCTGACAATATAGCCATCTACGGGGTTGGTGCCATCGGTTTGGAGATGGCCAGTTTCTTTGCATCTGCAGGTGTAGAGGTGACACTACTCTCCCGTCATGAAAGGCTCTTGGGCCATGCACATCCGATGATACAAGAGGCCATGGCCAAAGAGCTTGAAAAGCAGGGGATCACCTATCTGACTGGCCATGCCGTTTCCAAAGCTGAAGCTACAAACAGAGGCGTACATATCACTTTTGAGAATGGCACATCGGGCGAGTATGAGCAGATGCTTGTTGCTACCGGACGTCAGCCCAATACGGATGTGGTCGCAACCGATGAGATCGCTGTAAAGAGAGGGATAGAGACAGATGATTTTTTTCAAACGAGTCTAAAAAAACATTTTGCGATCGGTGACTGTAACGGAAAAATACAACTGGCCCATGCGGCAAGAGCCCAAGCTTTGAACGTGACGATGCGGATCATGGGCAAAAAACCACAGAAACTGAACCTTGATCATGTGGTAAGGTTCATACATACCTTGCCTATGAGTTATGCAACCGTGGGACAAAACAGACAGAGACTCGAAGAAAAAGGCATAGAGTTTCAAGAGAGTAGCGTCATGCTGAGCCAATTTAAACCTGCTGCATTCCACCAGGCGGGGAACGGTGTAATGGTCGTCTATGCAGATACGTCAGGGCTCATACTGGGTGCAGAGATCTTTGCCCCTAATGCCGAAGAGCTCATTCCACCTGTGGCTATGGCCCTTGCAGGCGGGATGACGGTTTCGATGGCACAGCAGACCATTATGGCGCATCCTACGTTTTCTGAAGCACTCGAAAGGAGTTATTTCAGAATAGGATGAAAAAGCAAAGCATTACAACCCCTTCATCACAATTTCAAAGAGGTAGTCCACTTCATGATCTTCCAGGAACACTGTTTTTTTACTCTTAAAAAAGTCCAGTACTTTTTTGGTAGGCAGTGCAGGTGTGTAGATACATACCGGGTGTGCCGGGATGAACGACTGCATGAGGGCGATCTCTTCTTCTATACGGGTTTCACAGATATAGCAGTGTTCATCATGATGCAGTCTGCCTTCATGTTCGAGCAGTGTGATGTAAGATTCACAGACGATACGTTTAGGATTCTGTTTATCCCATTTTTTGGCTGCAGAGAGAAGAAGATCGAAGTAAAATGAGTCTATCTCTTCTGCATCTTTGAGATGCGGTTCAAAGCGTTTGATAAAATTGTGCCAGATCAGAAGTCTGTTTTTGTCAAAGAGCCAGGGAAAGCCCATATGTGAGAGTGAGCGCAGTCTGGGAAGAAAACTGCCCCCTTCACCTTCCACTTCGAAATCTATCAGGTTGCCAAGCTGTAAAATGGAGTGTCGTGCACCAAAAAAACGGTAATAGGTTCTTACTTCCGTAGGACTCAGCACAAGTGCTATGGTGTCTTCATTTTTTGCTTTTCTGACAGACAGTATAAAACCTTTGATGGTAATTCCTTTAATTTTTTGCCTAAATTATAGGCAAAAGCATGTTAAAATATCCAAATATCGCCCTTTGTAGGGTAGAGTTGGTAAACTAAGCTTAACAACCTTTTGGCTATAATCCCTCCAATTACGAGGAGCACTGTATGATGCTCCGATGATATTATTTTTAAGGTTGGTATTATGCAAGATTTATTTACTTCTTTTAAGGATAACTGTGGATTTGGGCTTTTAGCATCTATCGACAATACTCCGTCACACAAAAACTTAGAAGATGCCATTACTTCATTATCACGTATGATGCATAGAGGGGCTATTGCAGCAGATGGTAAGACAGGAGACGGTTCAGGTCTTTTGCTTTCTCTTCCTAAATCATTTTTCAACAAAGAAGCAGTAGCTCATGGAGTAGAATTACCTGAGACGTATGCGGTAGCGATGGTTTTTTCAAACAATGAAACAGATTTTGATGTGATCACCAGAGTATGTGAGAACAATGACCTTAAAGTGCTTTATACGCGTACAGTACCTGTAGATAGCAATGCACTGGGTGAACAGGCACTTATATCACTTCCTCGGATCAAACAAGTATTTGTTGCACCTGAATCTGCTGTGGCTGCAAATAGATTTGAGGCATTGGTCTATCTTTCCCGTAAAGAGATAGAAGCTGAGCTCATAGAAGACCCAACCTTCTACATTCCATCATTTTCAACATCAGTGATCTCTTACAAGGGACTGGTGATGCCTACGCACATTAAAGAGTTTTATAAAGATCTTGACAATAAAGATTTTGAAATTTCATTTTGTCTTTTCCACCAACGTTTCTCGACCAATACACTTCCTCAGTGGAAGCTGGCACAGCCTTTCAGAATG
The sequence above is drawn from the Sulfurovum sp. TSL1 genome and encodes:
- a CDS encoding alkylphosphonate utilization protein gives rise to the protein MSIDRVLMDRSGGKCELCGSEEGLTAYVVAPKDEAIVICSTCAASIDDPTKDEKHWNCLHDSMWSTEPAVQVVAFRLLTQLGAQDQLDMMYLEEDVKAWAEEGLATEAQEPTRDANGTILQEGDSVSIIKDLPVKGAGFTAKQGTTVKNIRMVPGDPTHIQGRVNGTMIFIISAFLKKL
- a CDS encoding efflux RND transporter permease subunit, which encodes MMRIINYFIENKSLNYVLLIFILFLGINSYYNIPKELFPEIALDKIAIRGAYAGASADNLDKMAVRDIEDELGNIQGIEKIETVIKSGTFSIVLDLNDGADKIDALNKAKDAIARSRQYLPSDMTEPTAELLMHNRPLIRLSLSSEHMTKGQLIETAKEVKSKIARNPYVSEVQIYGDADQEVSVQINEEAVRAYGLDPATLIDAISKTSYIYPIGDIKQSGNYIFLSTVHGKDNKEEWESALIKIGEKQVRLGDVAQVDITYPQDTTLSTFNGRNNITLVISKGPEGNAIHISRDLQTYAKEQLSKEFPDVYFDFYQDSSKPVEDRLNTVISNLMFGLVLVFLSMALLINVRIASIVAMGIPISFAIGIMFLYFTGYSINIVSLLGGLIVIGIVVDDAIVVSENIQRHLNEGMERKEAVYQGLKEMVLPVTLATLTTIAAFLPLFMLTGEIKNFIILIPITVIMILLGSLLESFFFLPLHADEFLKKQKNFINWEPLQEKYEALLHLVIRFKYIFLFTFVIVIPILTVLTIKMLNFQFFPGFDGNYLYITGKSNMDTTIEETDKIAKELEKYVLSKKETYALKSTSTVVGYRRSLAGADENGDNMLYITMELYDMEPQSFIDAYINPILNFSFMFNDPEKIRKKHTYDLAQDLRKEIAPMMKKYQLEELGVLEDKPGLIKNDIEINLSGKDAEQIVDAMTRIEEELSAIPYVKDVGNNAQLGKMEYKLRINAYGEQLGMSEVGIAQTLSGYFLDSRKAMTFSQNGVMEIRTKSIVKDAEKTLMNFMIPTPSGSVVKLTDVVDIEKVQAYEKIEKRDGNTVKSVFANIDKKKTTAVDVLKKIRPLLDTIRDEGIDVSLLGEQEKNQQFKNDMIRSLIIAVFLILITLLFIFPKVRYALMVMSVIPFSLLGALVGHMLIGINLSMPSVIGMLGLAGVVINDGIIMLDFLHGTHNAETFYERAKLRLRPILITSITTFLGLFTLIFYATGQAVILQPIAISIGFGLIWGTVLNLVYLPSLYAVVNKIQPVRES
- a CDS encoding mechanosensitive ion channel family protein translates to MKSFLLLLSLSLSLCSAEIDTKLYDGNNTINYYKEIAKRIETAQTSEQNQTKEDTERIATERMILGKLENMLSFTLKVDPMPDSLLPDDENISSENYESYLNALTDMYATIDTLKKEQSAMQSKRHYLKKSINDITVEDKRNLLLYQLQYAFYKLKGDHQKQTIQAYEKLLIQGEERFKQKLDQVIFDIPALEKKLTRINAKFSPVEQEAVALKLSKERELIVRETISDALSKKFLRNDMDMMSLITTKIDQTLMLSLAYLQKKETQKALDLFNSDTEALQRLTPDLIDYYTIKRTILKTVFQEVAGNVALALSNVEQSAESIYDFTYGKLTEALFVFNERGISTLDILKVILIIIFGFMIAAFYKRKILNLATQREKISISSAKAISNAGYYILVFITLLFALKSIGLDLSNLGLVAGALSIGIGFGLQTLVSNFAAGIILMFERTIRLGDYIEISDTIRGTVSDMRMRSTTVTTNDNIDVVIPNSSFIQNNVINWTLENDIRRIHIPFSVAYGTSNDKVEKVILEELRSSDINYVKKNAKYPTLIWMTAMGSSSVDYELIVWVRGQSTLKPSGTKSDFLKFIYATLNKHHIEIPFPQMDLHIKNKESQKKQNEFTKEETEPKTL
- a CDS encoding NAD(P)/FAD-dependent oxidoreductase, with product MYDILYIGGGLNYAGAIVASKEGFKVALVETSLGHLGGTCLYEGCIPSKMFLHHANTVRQSKESVFTGKLVLDMPTLTAQKDELIASASESIRAQCKDVELIEGKGKLIAPHKVEVEGKIYEAEHIVIGTGSSPFIPEGIAYDGKAIITSTELLDLQKLPDNIAIYGVGAIGLEMASFFASAGVEVTLLSRHERLLGHAHPMIQEAMAKELEKQGITYLTGHAVSKAEATNRGVHITFENGTSGEYEQMLVATGRQPNTDVVATDEIAVKRGIETDDFFQTSLKKHFAIGDCNGKIQLAHAARAQALNVTMRIMGKKPQKLNLDHVVRFIHTLPMSYATVGQNRQRLEEKGIEFQESSVMLSQFKPAAFHQAGNGVMVVYADTSGLILGAEIFAPNAEELIPPVAMALAGGMTVSMAQQTIMAHPTFSEALERSYFRIG
- the recO gene encoding recombination protein RecO; translation: MKGITIKGFILSVRKAKNEDTIALVLSPTEVRTYYRFFGARHSILQLGNLIDFEVEGEGGSFLPRLRSLSHMGFPWLFDKNRLLIWHNFIKRFEPHLKDAEEIDSFYFDLLLSAAKKWDKQNPKRIVCESYITLLEHEGRLHHDEHCYICETRIEEEIALMQSFIPAHPVCIYTPALPTKKVLDFFKSKKTVFLEDHEVDYLFEIVMKGL